A stretch of Bos mutus isolate GX-2022 chromosome 8, NWIPB_WYAK_1.1, whole genome shotgun sequence DNA encodes these proteins:
- the CEP44 gene encoding LOW QUALITY PROTEIN: centrosomal protein of 44 kDa (The sequence of the model RefSeq protein was modified relative to this genomic sequence to represent the inferred CDS: inserted 2 bases in 1 codon) produces the protein MATGDLKRSLRNLEQVLRSLNYPREVDCVGLVKGDTAASLPIISYSLTSYSPYVAELLVDSNIELLAKNDLRFIDTVYKLLRDQFNYKPILTKKQFIQCGFAEWKIQIICDILNCVMKKHKELSSLEKTPSQQRKKTSSAKSEPXVQVLKTSTEPVGIDVTGRFVTSGKKKAVVIRHLYNEDGANIPEDTVTDVNEAFDVCDIKAAEITIPELQVPDINCEQEDIKVNPEVTALQSMLAECQEKLKKLTCIESRLESLEEKMKGKVLVNEKTWANLLSRVTLLETEMLLSKKNDEYIQFNEMTEDYSSSSDMDSLNPDRKSKEERHANIPLSSGYSTVSSDSTPRTSTVNYCGLKEISEETTMQKMERMKKMFEETAELLKCPNH, from the exons ATGGCAACAGGTGACTTAAAAAGAAGCTTACGGAACTTAGAACAAGTGCTTCGCTCGCTAAATTATCCTAGAGAGGTGGATTGTGTAGG TTTGGTAAAGGGAGATACAGCAGCCTCTCTGCCCATCATCAGCTATTCCCTTACCTCATACTCACCCTATGTAGCAGAACTTCTGGTCGACTCGAACATTGAGCTCCTAGCAAAGAATGACTTGCGCTTCATAGATACTGTCTATAAG CTTCTTCGTGATCAATTTAATTATAAACCAATCTTGACAAAAAAGCAGTTTATCCAGTGTGGATTTGCAGAATGGAAAATCCAAATTATATGTGATATTTTGAATTGTGTGATGAAGAAACACAAGGAGTTAAGTAGTCTTGAGAAG ACTCCAtcacaacaaagaaaaaagaccaGTTCTGCTAAGTCAGAACC TGTTCAAGTGCTGAAGACATCTACTGAACCTGTGGGCATTGATGTCACTGGCAGATTTGTGACTTCAGGAAAG AAGAAAGCTGTGGTGATCCGACACCTGTACAATGAAGATGGTGCTAACATTCCTGAAGATACAGTTACAGATGTTAATGAAGCATTTGATGTTTGTGACATAAAGGCTGCTGAAATAACAATTCCTGAATTACAGGTTCCTGACATTAACTGTGAGCAAGAA GATATAAAAGTCAATCCTGAGGTTACTGCATTACAGTCTATGCTTGCTGAATGCCAAGAAAAGCTTAAGAAACTGACTTGCATAGAGAGTAGATTAgaatctttggaagaaaaaatgaaagggaaagtgcTGGTGAATGAAAAAACCTGGGCTAATCTTCTGAGTCGTGTCACTCTACTTGAAACAGAAATGCTTTTATCTAAAAag AATGATGAATATATACAGTTTAATGAGATGACTGAAGACTATTCTTCCAGTAGCGACATGGACAGTCTCAATCCAG atagaaaaagcaaagaggaaaggcATGCAAATATTCCTTTGTCTTCTGGTTATAGTACAGTGTCATCAGATTCAACTCCCAGAACCTCAACTGTTAATTACTGTGGTTTGAAAGAGATCTCAGAG gaaaCAACAATGCAGAAAAtggaaaggatgaaaaaaat gTTTGAAGAAACTGCAGAGTTACTGAAATGTCCAAATCACTAA